The following are from one region of the Silene latifolia isolate original U9 population chromosome 9, ASM4854445v1, whole genome shotgun sequence genome:
- the LOC141601925 gene encoding uncharacterized protein LOC141601925, with protein MGIGVGAVCRDESGAVSWGITLQRRELLEPDEAEAVAILSGLHEACNVRIKSVTMESDCATVIHGLRQKRKRKGLLFLIYEDIYLLCNSFDNISWSKVRRTANKVAHNLVDVLSWEVGRPSWEHDFPLNVANDVAADLEVMN; from the coding sequence ATGGGGATTGGAGTGGGAGCTGTGTGTAGGGATGAGTCGGGTGCTGTAAGTTGGGGTATTACGTTACAGAGGCGGGAACTACTGGAGCCAGATGAAGCTGAAGCAGTTGCAATACTTAGTGGATTGCATGAAGCGTGTAATGTCAGAATTAAATCTGTTACGATGGAGAGTGATTGCGCTACAGTTATCCATGGTTTGAGGCAGAAGCGGAAGAGGAAAGGATTGCTTTTCTTAATTTATGAGGATATCTATTTGCTTTGTAATAGTTTTGATAATATTTCTTGGTCTAAAGTGCGTAGGACAGCCAATAAGGTAGCTCATAATTTAGTTGATGTGCTATCATGGGAGGTGGGTAGGCCTAGTTGGGAGCATGATTTTCCTCTTAATGTTGCTAATGATGTAGCTGCAGATCTAGAAGTTATGAATTAA
- the LOC141601926 gene encoding uncharacterized protein LOC141601926 yields MDKKASSLYDIFRKGEVNIPLLDLLSSVPKHAKFLKELCTTKRINKAKSMKKVRASEHVSTIFQKRLPQKCGDPGMFIIPCNIGELECQRAMLDLGASINVLPHYLYESLKLGPLKPTHVIISLVDRSNIYPKGIIEDVLVKVGDMIFPADFYVIEMEPEKGSTPILLGRPFMKTSNTKIDVSSGCLTMKFEG; encoded by the coding sequence ATGGATAAGAAGGCATCAAGCCTTTACGATATATTTCGTAAAGGGGAGGTAAACATCCCACTTCTTGACCTTCTTAGTAGTGTGCCTAAACATGCTAAATTCTTGAAAGAATTGTGCACTACTAAGAGGATCAACAAAGCTAAGAGTATGAAGAAAGTGAGGGCTAGTGAACATGTCTCGACTATTTTTCAAAAGCGTTTACCACAAAAgtgtggtgatccgggcatgttcattattccttgcAATATTGGTGAATTGGAGTGCCAAAGAGCCATGCTTGATTTGGGTGCTTCTATCAATGTTTTGCCTCACTATCTTTATGAGTCTCTTAAGTTAGGGCCTTTGAAACCGACTCATGTGATTATTTCCTTAGTCGATAGATCCAACATATACCCCAAAGGCATCATTGAGGATGTATTGGTCAAGGTGGGGGACATGATTTTCCCCGCCGATTTCTATGTGATTGAGATGGAACCCGAAAAAGGTTCCACTCCCATCCTATTGGGAAGACCTTTCATGAAGACTTCAAACACTAAAATAGATGTGTCTAGTGGATGTCTTACCATGAAATTCGAAGGTTAA